In one window of Romboutsia hominis DNA:
- a CDS encoding sensor histidine kinase — translation MFDKLKKKFVLINMTLLTTVFVAIFGTIFAITYTNIVNEMNGEMEVLLRGGHKPKPYYDYIIAEYDRNKNVLNTFTRFNTKIDNNNLKESVVQILNNKSRSGKIEIGDTKYSYTKEDTPMGSKIVLLNRTYLQNTVTQLLKSFLLVGCISLIALLFISFYLTNKALKPIKETFEKQKQFIADASHELKTPLTIIKTNTSLVLSNPNDAVKNQSKWINYINSQCDRMSELVNEMLSLAKLDVEENKIELQSINISKIVQSIMLGFDAIIYENGIELEENISNDIFINGDTEGIKKLFNILMDNAIKHSNKSGKITVDLFKDKNKVKLIVKNTGEGIEPEYLEKIFERFYRIDTSRVRETGGYGLGLSIAKSIVAQHKGKIYAKSNVGKDTTFIVELPLQ, via the coding sequence ATGTTTGATAAGCTAAAGAAAAAATTTGTACTTATTAATATGACATTGCTTACTACAGTTTTTGTAGCTATTTTTGGAACTATTTTTGCCATAACTTATACTAATATAGTTAATGAAATGAATGGTGAAATGGAAGTTTTATTAAGGGGTGGTCATAAACCTAAACCTTATTATGACTATATAATTGCAGAGTATGACAGAAATAAAAATGTATTAAATACTTTTACTCGTTTTAATACTAAAATTGATAACAATAATCTAAAGGAATCTGTAGTACAAATACTAAACAATAAAAGTAGATCTGGCAAAATAGAAATAGGTGATACTAAATATTCTTATACAAAAGAAGATACTCCTATGGGCAGTAAAATTGTTTTACTAAATAGAACTTATCTGCAAAATACAGTAACTCAGCTTTTAAAGAGTTTCTTATTAGTTGGCTGTATAAGTTTAATAGCTTTATTATTTATTAGTTTTTATTTAACTAACAAGGCTCTAAAACCTATAAAAGAAACTTTTGAAAAGCAAAAACAGTTTATTGCTGATGCTTCTCATGAGTTAAAAACCCCTCTTACCATTATAAAGACCAATACTTCATTAGTACTAAGTAATCCAAATGATGCTGTAAAAAATCAGTCTAAATGGATTAACTACATTAACTCTCAATGTGACAGAATGTCTGAGTTAGTTAATGAGATGTTATCTCTTGCTAAGCTAGATGTTGAAGAAAATAAAATTGAACTCCAATCTATTAATATTAGTAAGATAGTCCAAAGTATAATGCTTGGATTTGATGCTATTATCTATGAAAATGGTATTGAATTAGAAGAAAATATCTCAAATGATATCTTTATTAATGGAGATACTGAGGGTATCAAAAAATTATTTAATATATTAATGGACAATGCTATAAAGCATAGTAATAAGAGTGGTAAAATTACTGTTGATTTATTTAAAGATAAAAATAAAGTTAAGCTAATAGTTAAAAATACTGGTGAAGGTATTGAACCTGAGTATCTAGAGAAAATTTTTGAAAGATTCTACAGAATTGATACTTCCAGGGTAAGAGAAACTGGAGGTTATGGATTAGGATTATCTATTGCTAAGTCTATAGTAGCTCAACATAAAGGTAAGATATATGCTAAAAGTAACGTAGGAAAAGATACTACTTTTATAGTAGAGCTTCCTCTTCAATAA
- a CDS encoding response regulator transcription factor — protein MKLLLVEDEKQLSEALTQILMKNNYSVDAVFDGEDGLDYGLTDVYDVIILDIMLPKMNGLDVLKDLRKEGISTPIILLTAKGSVEDRILGLDYGADDYLPKPFSPEELLARLRAITRRKGPMVNNNILEFGDIKLNISTYNMEVNGTSLALTSKEFDILKYFMERPKSIVTKDDLITKLWGFDSDVEHNNIEVYISFLRKKLAYVQSNVQITTLRRVGYKLEEQNV, from the coding sequence ATGAAATTATTATTAGTAGAAGATGAAAAACAACTTTCCGAAGCTTTAACTCAGATTTTAATGAAAAATAATTACTCTGTTGATGCCGTATTTGATGGTGAGGATGGACTTGATTATGGTTTAACAGATGTTTATGATGTTATTATTTTAGATATAATGTTGCCTAAAATGAATGGTCTAGATGTATTAAAAGACTTAAGAAAAGAAGGAATTTCAACTCCTATTATACTCCTTACTGCTAAAGGTAGTGTTGAAGATAGAATTTTAGGACTTGATTATGGTGCTGATGACTATTTACCTAAGCCTTTTTCTCCTGAAGAACTATTGGCTAGACTAAGAGCTATAACTAGAAGAAAAGGTCCTATGGTAAATAATAATATATTGGAATTTGGAGATATTAAATTAAATATTTCTACTTATAATATGGAAGTCAATGGTACTTCTCTTGCTCTAACTTCTAAGGAGTTTGATATACTAAAATACTTTATGGAAAGACCTAAATCTATAGTAACTAAGGATGATTTAATCACTAAACTATGGGGCTTTGATTCTGATGTAGAGCACAATAATATTGAAGTATATATTTCCTTCCTTAGAAAAAAATTAGCTTATGTTCAATCAAATGTTCAAATTACTACCTTAAGAAGAGTTGGATACAAACTGGAGGAGCAAAATGTTTGA
- a CDS encoding DUF4956 domain-containing protein: MLETIISSTSGESFTLINAFIVIISSIILGLLISVIYMRTNKTTYSSSFTTTLIMLPVVIAIIILLVGNNIARAFSLAGAFSIIRFRSAPGDPKDIAYVFFTLAVGLTCGMGYIGYAVIFTTILCAVMAILEFTKFSVPKNKNMQLKITIPEDLNYEDAFEDILNKYTDSFYIERIRTRDFGSLFELNYKVQLKPDVNQKKFIDELRCRNGNLNIVLTLAGFENNTYS, translated from the coding sequence ATGTTAGAAACAATAATTTCATCAACAAGTGGGGAGTCATTTACTCTGATAAATGCATTTATTGTAATAATATCATCAATTATTTTAGGGCTTTTAATTAGCGTTATATATATGAGGACAAACAAAACCACTTATAGCTCAAGTTTTACTACTACTCTTATTATGCTACCTGTGGTTATAGCTATAATAATTTTATTAGTAGGAAACAACATAGCTAGAGCATTTAGTTTAGCTGGTGCATTTTCAATAATTCGTTTTAGAAGTGCTCCTGGAGATCCTAAGGATATAGCTTATGTATTCTTTACTTTGGCTGTTGGGCTTACTTGTGGTATGGGATATATTGGATATGCTGTAATATTTACTACTATATTATGTGCAGTTATGGCAATCCTTGAATTTACTAAGTTTTCTGTACCTAAAAATAAAAATATGCAACTTAAAATTACTATTCCTGAAGATTTAAACTATGAAGATGCTTTTGAAGATATATTAAACAAATACACTGACTCATTTTATATAGAAAGAATCAGGACTAGAGATTTCGGTTCATTATTTGAATTAAATTACAAAGTTCAATTAAAGCCTGATGTAAATCAAAAGAAATTCATTGATGAATTAAGATGTAGAAATGGAAATTTAAATATAGTATTAACGTTAGCTGGATTTGAAAATAATACTTACAGTTAA
- a CDS encoding polyphosphate polymerase domain-containing protein — MAIKSFKRYEKKFILTQKQYDALIPRLLEYMNPDEHCKSGKNYSIYNIYYDTDNNDVIRHSIAKPYYKEKLRLRSYTVPNSIDDSVFLELKKKINGIVNKRRVVLTLDEAYKFVNQGIAPTSNDYINKQVINEIQYYLKKNKVYPKVYISYSRKAFFANDDRDFRLTFDSQIITRRDNLALESGSFGQDILGEGKYLMEVKILGSMPLWFTRILSELEIYNTHFSKYGSEFMNYCLNNSNIDIKGRKKVC, encoded by the coding sequence ATGGCGATTAAGTCATTTAAACGTTATGAAAAGAAGTTTATTTTAACTCAAAAACAGTATGATGCATTAATACCAAGATTACTAGAGTATATGAATCCAGATGAACATTGTAAGTCTGGTAAGAACTACTCTATCTACAATATATATTACGATACAGATAACAACGATGTTATTAGACATTCTATTGCTAAACCTTATTATAAGGAAAAGCTAAGACTTAGAAGTTATACTGTACCTAATAGTATAGATGATAGTGTCTTTTTAGAACTTAAAAAGAAAATCAACGGTATTGTTAATAAAAGAAGAGTTGTTCTTACTTTAGATGAAGCCTATAAATTTGTAAACCAAGGTATAGCACCTACTTCTAATGATTATATCAATAAACAAGTTATTAATGAGATACAGTATTATCTAAAAAAAAATAAAGTCTATCCAAAAGTATATATTAGCTACTCTAGAAAGGCATTTTTTGCTAACGATGATAGAGATTTTAGATTAACCTTTGATTCTCAAATTATTACTAGGCGAGATAACTTAGCTTTAGAGTCTGGAAGTTTTGGACAAGATATTTTAGGTGAAGGTAAGTATTTAATGGAAGTAAAAATTTTAGGCTCTATGCCTTTATGGTTTACTAGAATACTTAGTGAACTAGAAATTTACAACACTCATTTTTCAAAGTACGGTAGTGAATTTATGAATTACTGTTTAAACAATTCAAATATAGATATAAAAGGGAGAAAAAAAGTATGTTAG
- a CDS encoding AraC family transcriptional regulator → MCEKKFASVEYINEHYMNDIDLKNLAQIEHYNMNYYTEWFKNNMGVSPIECLQKLRIDKKILDQNNSRNILNKC, encoded by the coding sequence ATGTGTGAAAAGAAATTTGCATCAGTAGAATATATAAATGAGCATTATATGAATGATATAGATTTAAAAAATTTAGCTCAAATTGAACATTATAATATGAATTATTATACTGAATGGTTTAAAAATAATATGGGTGTATCTCCAATTGAATGTCTCCAAAAGTTAAGAATTGATAAGAAAATATTAGACCAAAATAATTCAAGAAATATTCTAAATAAGTGCTAA
- a CDS encoding B3/4 domain-containing protein, which translates to MIDIKVSEKLKEVCPDITLGCIQASVKVESSSESILKEIDKYCEDLIKKISLEDIASLPRIKDAREVYKKLGKSPSKYRVSSESLMRRILQKKGLYKINNIVEINNLISLKSGFSVGSYNINNTQPPICLTIGKEGQKYKGIGKDLINIENLPVLSDEISTFGSPTSDSERAMITNDVSEIIMCIYSFSGKQEIEEYLKYAKELLEKYASAKNISIKVIS; encoded by the coding sequence ATGATAGATATTAAAGTTTCAGAAAAGCTAAAAGAAGTATGTCCAGATATTACATTAGGATGTATACAAGCAAGTGTAAAAGTGGAAAGTAGTAGTGAAAGCATATTAAAAGAAATAGATAAATATTGTGAAGATCTAATTAAAAAAATTTCTTTAGAAGATATAGCAAGTTTACCGAGAATAAAGGATGCTAGAGAAGTATATAAAAAATTAGGCAAATCACCTAGTAAATACAGAGTATCTTCAGAATCTTTAATGAGAAGAATTTTACAGAAAAAAGGACTTTATAAAATAAATAACATTGTAGAAATTAATAATTTAATATCTTTAAAATCTGGTTTTTCGGTAGGGAGTTATAATATAAACAATACACAACCTCCAATATGTTTGACTATAGGGAAAGAAGGACAAAAATATAAAGGTATTGGTAAAGATCTTATAAATATTGAAAATCTGCCAGTATTATCGGATGAGATATCTACTTTTGGTAGTCCTACAAGTGATTCAGAAAGAGCAATGATAACTAATGATGTGAGTGAGATAATTATGTGTATTTATTCTTTTAGTGGAAAGCAAGAAATAGAAGAGTATTTAAAATACGCAAAAGAATTATTAGAAAAGTATGCAAGTGCAAAAAACATTTCGATTAAAGTAATTAGCTAA
- the nagA gene encoding N-acetylglucosamine-6-phosphate deacetylase, which translates to MKNFIYADKFFMKYGIEEKGYLSIIDGKFGKFQKEKPDVNDNIIDYSGKYIAPGLVDTHIHGLLNADVMDNTFEAINTISKGLLKYGVTSFLPTTLTDSIETLSESIENISNNYKKVEGAKIQGIFLEGPFFTEKHKGAQNEKYFKDPEINILKKWQEKSGNLIKKIAIAPEREGAVEFTKYATKNNISIALGHSSSTFEQAEKVVNSGAKIFVHTYNGMSPLNHREPGMVGAAMALKDTYAELICDGHHVSPIAAKIMMDIKSRDNIALITDCMRAGAMPGGEYILGKFDVNVKNGVARLSSGSLAGSVLTMNNAIKNVIDWNIATLEEAIKMASYVPALSCNINDVCGCIDQGMDADFIVIDNNLNVHETYINGVCKYKSDK; encoded by the coding sequence TTGAAAAATTTTATTTATGCAGATAAGTTTTTTATGAAATATGGTATAGAGGAAAAAGGATACCTTAGTATAATTGATGGTAAATTTGGCAAATTTCAAAAAGAAAAACCAGATGTTAATGACAATATCATAGATTACTCAGGTAAGTATATTGCTCCAGGTTTAGTCGATACTCACATACATGGTCTTTTAAATGCAGATGTTATGGATAACACATTTGAGGCTATTAATACAATTTCAAAAGGATTACTAAAATATGGAGTAACTTCTTTTCTACCAACAACTTTGACTGATTCTATAGAAACACTAAGTGAATCTATAGAAAATATAAGTAATAATTACAAAAAAGTTGAGGGCGCAAAAATACAAGGAATTTTCTTAGAAGGTCCATTTTTTACTGAAAAACATAAAGGTGCCCAGAATGAAAAATATTTTAAGGACCCTGAAATTAATATCCTAAAAAAATGGCAAGAGAAATCAGGAAACTTAATAAAGAAAATAGCAATTGCCCCAGAACGTGAAGGTGCAGTAGAATTTACTAAATATGCTACTAAAAACAATATATCAATAGCACTTGGGCATAGTTCATCTACATTTGAACAAGCCGAGAAAGTAGTTAATTCAGGTGCTAAAATATTTGTACACACATATAACGGTATGAGCCCATTAAATCATAGAGAACCTGGAATGGTTGGAGCAGCTATGGCATTAAAAGATACATATGCAGAGCTAATATGCGATGGACATCATGTAAGCCCTATTGCTGCTAAAATAATGATGGATATTAAATCTAGAGATAATATTGCCTTGATTACAGATTGTATGAGAGCTGGTGCTATGCCTGGTGGTGAGTATATTCTTGGGAAGTTCGATGTTAATGTAAAAAATGGAGTTGCAAGATTAAGTAGCGGAAGTTTGGCTGGAAGCGTATTAACAATGAATAATGCTATTAAAAATGTAATTGATTGGAATATAGCAACTTTAGAAGAGGCAATAAAAATGGCTTCATATGTACCTGCTTTAAGTTGTAATATTAATGATGTATGTGGTTGTATAGACCAAGGTATGGATGCAGATTTTATAGTTATAGATAATAATTTAAATGTACATGAAACTTATATAAATGGTGTATGTAAATATAAATCTGATAAGTAA
- a CDS encoding GntR family transcriptional regulator — MINRNDKRPIYDQLVEILRNKIENEMEPNDRMLSERKICDEYGVSRTTVRLAMADLEHMGYIYKRHGKGTFVAALNQNSQNLMDSYSFTDHMKAQGKNPSTKVLSFEIVESTKYFAEKLGINPGEKIIKIMRLRLADNIPMMLERTYLPMREFAGLTQEKVIQKPLYEIFREDYGEIIKVADEEFSAGIVSDKEAELLEVPIDSACLKLLRTTYNDNNIVIEFTLSVARSDKFVYKIRHLR, encoded by the coding sequence ATGATAAACAGAAATGATAAAAGACCAATATATGATCAATTAGTTGAAATACTAAGAAATAAAATCGAAAATGAGATGGAGCCTAATGATAGGATGCTATCAGAAAGAAAAATTTGTGATGAATACGGAGTAAGTAGGACCACAGTTAGATTGGCCATGGCTGACTTAGAACATATGGGGTATATATACAAAAGACATGGAAAAGGAACTTTCGTAGCTGCACTTAATCAAAATTCACAAAATTTAATGGATAGTTATAGCTTTACTGATCATATGAAAGCTCAAGGAAAAAATCCAAGTACAAAAGTATTATCCTTTGAGATAGTAGAAAGTACAAAATATTTTGCTGAAAAGTTAGGTATAAACCCTGGCGAAAAAATAATAAAAATAATGCGTCTAAGACTTGCAGATAATATTCCTATGATGCTTGAAAGAACATATCTTCCTATGAGAGAGTTTGCGGGATTAACACAAGAAAAAGTTATACAAAAACCTTTATATGAAATATTTAGAGAAGACTATGGCGAAATTATCAAGGTGGCTGATGAGGAATTTTCTGCAGGTATAGTATCTGATAAAGAGGCGGAGCTATTGGAAGTACCAATAGATTCAGCATGCTTAAAGTTACTTCGTACTACATATAATGATAATAATATAGTTATTGAATTTACTCTAAGCGTTGCTAGAAGTGATAAATTTGTATATAAAATAAGACATTTGAGATAA
- the pfkB gene encoding 1-phosphofructokinase: MITTITFNPSIDRMYRVNSINIGEVQRVISTNATAGGKGLNVTKVCKILGENPLAMGFIGGFNGAFIKDELRKLGIKNKFTEIKQETRNCLNIIEDNKVSTEFLEKGPIIGNSDLEKFENDIKEVIKDTKILIASGSYCQNMPLDYYEKIGHICRENNIKFILDTSGEPLKIALKSKPYLIKPNTDEIKQILRTNVESRDEVISAGKKLLEMGAQNVCISLGKEGMIYLNEYGVYEAKVPKIEAVNTVGSGDSTIAGFSVGILRGYEVEDLLKFSNACGISNALNIETGFVTLEEVEKYQGLVKVTKLS, encoded by the coding sequence ATGATTACGACAATAACATTCAATCCATCTATAGATAGAATGTATCGAGTAAATAGTATAAATATAGGTGAAGTTCAAAGAGTAATAAGTACAAATGCAACTGCTGGAGGAAAGGGTCTAAACGTAACGAAAGTATGCAAAATTTTAGGAGAAAATCCGCTAGCTATGGGATTTATAGGGGGATTTAATGGAGCATTTATAAAAGATGAACTTAGAAAATTAGGTATAAAAAACAAATTTACAGAAATAAAGCAAGAGACTAGAAATTGTTTAAATATAATTGAAGATAATAAGGTAAGTACAGAGTTCTTAGAAAAAGGCCCAATAATAGGAAATAGTGATTTAGAAAAGTTTGAAAATGATATAAAAGAAGTAATAAAAGATACTAAAATACTAATAGCTTCAGGTAGCTACTGTCAAAATATGCCATTAGATTATTATGAAAAGATAGGTCATATATGCAGAGAAAATAATATAAAATTTATATTAGATACATCAGGAGAACCATTAAAAATAGCACTAAAATCAAAGCCATATTTAATAAAACCTAACACAGATGAAATAAAACAGATATTAAGAACCAATGTAGAATCAAGAGATGAGGTTATATCTGCGGGGAAAAAACTTCTTGAAATGGGAGCACAAAATGTGTGTATATCTCTAGGAAAAGAAGGAATGATTTACTTAAATGAATATGGAGTATATGAAGCAAAAGTACCAAAGATAGAAGCTGTGAATACTGTAGGTAGTGGAGATAGTACAATAGCTGGATTTAGTGTAGGTATTTTGAGAGGATATGAAGTAGAAGACTTGCTTAAATTTTCTAATGCTTGTGGTATAAGCAATGCTCTTAACATAGAAACTGGATTTGTAACTTTAGAAGAAGTTGAAAAATATCAAGGCTTAGTTAAAGTAACAAAATTAAGTTAG
- a CDS encoding SIS domain-containing protein, whose amino-acid sequence MFKLEEQKLQDLGAIITTTEIKQQPELWLEAYEIYKDNKEQLNKFIENIGNKHGQFRVIFTGAGTSAYVGNSILPYLKNKNDIRKCIIEAIPTTDIVSNPYDYLKKDVPTLLVSFARSGNSPESLAALNLGRQIVDNFYHLAITCAPEGKLAQVTKNDENNYLLLMPSRSNDKGFAMTGSFSCMMLTAMLIFDNLEEDVEKSYIDAIIEMGKNVLDRKDEIHELINKDFNRVVYLGSGGLGGLTQEAQLKLLELTAGKIATAYDSPMGFRHGPKSFIDENTLIFVFVSNNVYTRKYDLDVLEEINADKIAKLTCAISVENENNFSGTTFGFEREYDKLPDAYLAFPYVLFAQTISLFASVKCNNKPDTPSPTGTVNRVVKGVIIHEYEK is encoded by the coding sequence ATGTTTAAATTAGAAGAACAAAAGTTACAAGATTTAGGTGCAATAATAACAACAACAGAAATAAAGCAACAACCTGAGTTATGGTTAGAAGCTTATGAAATATATAAGGATAATAAAGAGCAATTAAATAAGTTTATAGAAAATATAGGTAATAAGCATGGACAATTTAGAGTTATATTTACAGGTGCTGGAACTTCAGCTTATGTAGGAAATTCAATACTTCCATATCTTAAAAATAAAAATGATATAAGAAAATGTATAATTGAAGCAATACCTACTACAGATATAGTTTCTAATCCATATGATTACTTAAAAAAGGATGTACCAACATTATTAGTTTCATTTGCAAGAAGTGGAAATAGCCCTGAAAGTTTAGCAGCTCTAAATTTAGGAAGACAAATTGTAGATAATTTTTATCATTTAGCTATAACTTGTGCTCCAGAAGGAAAACTTGCTCAAGTAACTAAAAATGATGAAAATAATTATTTATTATTAATGCCATCAAGATCAAATGATAAAGGTTTTGCTATGACAGGAAGTTTCTCATGCATGATGTTAACTGCAATGTTAATATTTGATAACTTAGAAGAAGATGTAGAGAAATCTTATATAGATGCAATAATAGAAATGGGTAAAAATGTATTAGATAGAAAAGATGAAATACACGAGTTAATAAATAAAGATTTTAATAGAGTAGTATACTTAGGATCTGGAGGTCTAGGAGGATTAACACAAGAAGCACAGTTAAAGTTATTAGAACTTACAGCGGGGAAAATAGCTACAGCATATGATTCTCCTATGGGATTTAGACATGGTCCAAAGTCGTTCATTGATGAAAATACACTTATATTTGTATTTGTATCCAATAATGTATACACAAGAAAATATGATTTAGATGTTTTAGAAGAAATAAATGCAGATAAAATTGCTAAACTTACTTGTGCAATATCAGTAGAAAATGAAAATAATTTCTCAGGTACAACATTTGGATTTGAAAGAGAATACGATAAATTACCAGATGCATACCTTGCATTCCCATATGTATTATTTGCACAAACTATATCACTATTTGCATCAGTAAAATGTAATAATAAACCAGATACACCATCGCCAACAGGGACAGTAAATAGAGTAGTAAAAGGTGTAATAATACACGAATATGAGAAGTAA
- the fba gene encoding class II fructose-1,6-bisphosphate aldolase, with protein MALVTTTEMFKKAQEGKYAVGAFNVENMEMVMAVIEAAEELNSPVILQTTPSTVKYAGLDYYLANAKVAAERAKVPVAMHLDHGSSFDLAMRALRTGYTSIMIDGSHQSFEENISLSKAVVEACNPSLIPVEAELGKVGGKEDDLDGGEGSAHTDPQEAKEFVERTGVSSLAIAIGTAHGLYKGEPKIDLDRLSEIKKLVSVPLVLHGGSGIPDETIKETIRRGIVKVNYATELRIAYSNGVKKVLSEDPEVIDPKKYGKAGLQSVKSFVKEKMVVCGSINKA; from the coding sequence ATGGCATTAGTAACGACAACTGAAATGTTTAAAAAAGCACAAGAGGGAAAATATGCAGTAGGGGCTTTTAATGTAGAGAATATGGAAATGGTAATGGCTGTTATAGAAGCTGCAGAGGAACTAAATTCTCCAGTCATACTACAAACTACTCCATCTACTGTAAAATATGCAGGTCTTGACTATTATTTAGCAAATGCAAAAGTTGCAGCAGAGAGAGCGAAAGTACCTGTAGCAATGCATCTAGATCATGGTTCAAGTTTTGATCTTGCAATGAGGGCTTTAAGAACAGGTTATACATCAATAATGATAGATGGTTCCCATCAAAGTTTTGAAGAAAATATATCATTATCAAAAGCAGTGGTAGAAGCTTGTAATCCATCTCTTATACCAGTAGAAGCTGAACTTGGAAAAGTTGGGGGAAAAGAAGATGATCTAGATGGTGGAGAAGGAAGTGCTCATACAGATCCACAAGAAGCAAAGGAATTTGTTGAAAGAACAGGAGTGTCTTCATTAGCTATAGCCATAGGTACAGCACATGGTTTATACAAAGGAGAACCTAAAATAGATTTAGATAGATTATCAGAAATTAAAAAATTAGTTTCAGTACCATTAGTATTACATGGAGGATCAGGAATACCTGATGAAACTATAAAAGAAACTATAAGAAGAGGTATTGTTAAAGTTAACTATGCAACTGAATTAAGAATTGCATATAGTAACGGTGTAAAAAAAGTTTTAAGTGAAGATCCTGAAGTTATAGATCCAAAGAAATATGGAAAAGCTGGACTTCAATCAGTAAAATCATTTGTAAAAGAAAAAATGGTTGTATGTGGGTCTATAAATAAAGCATAA